Proteins co-encoded in one Oncorhynchus kisutch isolate 150728-3 linkage group LG1, Okis_V2, whole genome shotgun sequence genomic window:
- the LOC109894601 gene encoding uncharacterized protein LOC109894601: protein MLKRQFRTLKAQGRLPLDLPLRPMKAWLLAGKRVFLERETETWKRWRKVCVAELTWDAKRGLELQETERVLLVSCQRVQDELRISDFTVDTAPNKAIQLLKEECWKLNFLHLKDETCQATELTELYGHSETSSKETLIEEKSPKTKCPSSVAGAADIDNTNEESSEESPNNNVVDFQDDSLALVSVEKDAAGDGNVLSKVVKPKGCLKESCKDQLTPTIYDMITELPKSYFGSTESLPEMCLRGPNVCSGVPDVSNAVGEVSSDTMTTEAAVDLLDTGNVLRKVVQLSTESHAEVCNGEAELCSGPEVCSRGPEVCSRCPEVCSGGPEVCSGGPEVCSGGPEVCSRVPEVSNPVEEVSSDTKTEAAEELRDTENVLSKVVKSKGWLKEGWEDQLTKDFNDMIARLPKSYFASNESLPEVCSGVPEVSNAVEVVRRDTKKQKKNGVPRFFRRVWKFFTCTNSLPKEE from the exons CCGTACACTGAAAGCCCAGGGAAGACTCCCGCTGGACCTCCCTCTGAGACCAATGAAGGCCTGGCTCCTGGCAGGGAAAAGAGTCTTCTTGGA GcgtgagacagagacatggaagagatggaggaaggtCTGTGTAGCTGAATTG ACTTGGGATGCAAAGAGGGGCCTGGAattacaggagacagagagagttctcCTGGTCAGTTGCCAGAGAGTTCAGGATGAATTAAGGATATCTGATTTCACCGTGGACACGGCGCCCAACAAAGCCATCCAGCTTCTGAAAGAGGAGTGTTGGAAGTTGAACTTCTTGCACCTAAAGGATGAGACATGCCAGGCCACTGAG CTCACTGAGCTGTATGGACATTCTGAGACCTCTTCAAAGGAAACTCTAATTGAAGAGAAAAGTCCAAAGACCAAGTGCCCGTCCAGTGTCGCTGGGGCTGCTGACATTGACAACACCAATGAGGAGTCTTCAGAGGAGTCTCCGAATAACAATGTGGTGGACTTTCAGGATGACTCGCTAGCCCTGGTCAGTGTGGAGAAAGACGCTGCTGGAGATGGAAATGTCCTCAGCAAGGTGGTGAAGCCCAAAGGGTGTCTGAAGGAGAGCTGCAAAGATCAGCTAACCCCAACAATCTATGATATGATTACGGAACTACCAAAG TCCTATTTCGGATCCACTGAGAGCCTTCCTGAGATGTGTCTCAGAGGTCCAAATGTGTGCAGTGGAGTGCCTGATGTGTCAAATGCAGTGGGAGAGGTGTCCAGTGACACAATGACGACTGAAGCTGCTGTAGACCTTCTGGACACTGGAAATGTCCTGAGAAAGGTGGTGCAGCTATCCACCGAGAGCCATGCTGAGGTGTGCAATGGAGAGGCTGAGCTGTGCAGCGGTCCTGAGGTGTGCAGCAGAGGTCCTGAGGTGTGCAGCAGATGTCCTGAGGTGTGCAGCGGAGGTCCTGAGGTGTGCAGCGGAGGTCCTGAGGTGTGCAGTGGAGGTCCTGAGGTGTGCAGTAGAGTCCCTGAGGTGTCAAACCCAGTGGAAGAGGTGTCCAGTGATACAAAGACAGAGGCTGCTGAAGAACTTCGGGACACTGAAAATGTCCTCAGCAAGGTGGTGAAATCCAAAGGGTGGCTGAAGGAGGGCTGGGAAGATCAGCTGACCAAAGACTTCAACGATATGATTGCAAGACTCCCAAAG TCCTATTTTGCATCCAACGAGAGCCTTCCTGAGGTGTGCAGCGGAGTGCCCGAGGTGTCGAACGCAGTGGAAGTGGTGCGCAGGGACACAAAGAAGCAGAAGAAAAATGGCGTTCCTCGATTCTTCCGACGTGTGTGGAAGTTCTTCACATGCACCAACAGCCTCCCAAAAGAGGAGTGA